In Salmo salar chromosome ssa03, Ssal_v3.1, whole genome shotgun sequence, a single genomic region encodes these proteins:
- the LOC106601023 gene encoding potassium voltage-gated channel subfamily H member 4, which translates to MPVMKGLLAPQNTFLDTIANHFDGTHSNFLLGNAQGRQGYPIVYCSDGFCELTGFVRTEVMQKTCTCRFLHGAETSERVRQQVDKALEGQQEYQGEVCFYMKNGNPFWCLLDIVPIKNEKGEVVLFLLSFKDVTESYGKSHHHSNRRGGEATGISEDTHQSRKRSRSHFSQARERGRTVLYHLTNQFSKRGKGKLPNSVFQKPSLPEYKVAAVQKSRFILLHYSVSKALWDWLILLATFYVAVTVPFNVCFVSHQDDNDCDSRSTIASDIAVEMLFILDIILNFRTTFVSQSGQVVYDARSIYLHYCGTWFFIDLFAALPFDLLYAFNITVTSLVHLLKTVRLLRLLRLLQKLDRYSQYSAVVLTLLMSVFALLAHWMACVWYVIGRKEIESSDPVTWDIGWLQELGKRLETPYINSTVGGPSMPSAYIASLYFTLSSLTSVGFGNVCANTDAEKIFSICIMLMGALMHAVVFGNVTAIIQRMYSRRSLYHTRMKDIKDFIRVHRLPQLLKQRMLEYFQTTWSVNNGINANELLRDFPDELRADIAMHLNKDILQLPVFERASRGCLRSLSLHIKTSFCAPGEYLIRQGDALQANYFVCSGSLEVLKDGMVLAILGKGDLIGADLTAQDQVIKTNADVKALTYCDLQHISVRALREVLGLYPEYGSRFSSDIHHNLTYNLREGSEAEGLTRFSRSPRLSQERVDKDHKLPFIVEAEDVESGEDMSHCPTGASHQGRLLLMHGLSSPVCHPGLSSLLGEELRHVSALHLCRSPAQGCRGRSPSPQLLSNEEVTPAPVPNMVTDHSSSHRPAKLLIPSLHCVSPLDLSPRVVDGIEDNGQSFHFNVDQGEAKTNSKDPFQVSANLLLETEEVRQNISQLGKEMNTLNQEVSNLTKELHEMMCFLQAHVTMFHYPSAISTYPYGLQMAPNPNPNPSSNMTAANDWQTRVPFSMPAGPHPSHLQHDPLSHPARNMWAYSGGPPQGRGPAMGQKVEVEHLHQTSNPRSSCLHLCCSDRGRTTGQGLKAQYRPFPTSRTTPNSPYMGHSQCRTGPSLLNLSSAFPVLPGACPGQVEYKASIPTISTFRPLCSPGSLSQSHPSLSVQVNSDRSHSPSISPTPIHVSLTPTGQPQLHTTFSSQSGVYTSVSPTYNQTHNQTTQGQGSLNRARKNDLVGSSPVHTLDSSLPLVGQSAGQEPDCGGPNIEYPQDRERPKRMQSDAEQAESQTQETNISTQQALEVEPLWGLEVTH; encoded by the exons ACAGCAACTTCCTTCTTGGGAATGCCCAGGGTCGTCAAGGTTACCCCATCGTGTACTGCTCGGACGGCTTCTGCGAGCTGACGGGGTTTGTGCGCACTGAGGTGATGCAGAAAACATGCACGTGTCGCTTCCTGCACGGGGCAGAGACCAGTGAGAGGGTGAGGCAGCAGGTGGACAAGGCCCTGGAGGGACAGCAGGAGTACCAGGGGGAGGTGTGCTTCTACATGAAGAACG GAAATCCATTCTGGTGCCTTCTTGACATTGTGCCAATTAAGAATGAGAAGGGTGAAGTGGTTCTATTCCTTTTATCCTTCAAGGATGTCACTGAGTCGTACGGAAAAAGCCACCATCACAGCaacaggagagggggggaggccACAG GCATCTCAGAGGACACACATCAGAGCAGAAAACGCAGCCGTTCCCACTTTTCCCAAgccagggagaggggaaggacTGTCCTGTACCACCTCACCAACCAGTTCTCCAAGAGGGGCAAGGGGAAACTGCCCAAT AGTGTATTCCAGAAGCCCTCTCTCCCAGAGTACAAGGTGGCGGCGGTGCAGAAGTCCCGCTTcatcctgctccactacagcgtATCCAAGGCCCTGTGGGATTGGCTGATCCTCCTGGCTACCTTCTACGTGGCGGTCACCGTGCCCTTCAATGTCTGCTTCGTCAGTCACCAGGACGACAACGACTGTGACTCCCGTAGCACCATTGCCAGTGACATCGCCGTGGAAATGCTCTTCATTCTAG ATATCATCCTGAACTTTAGGACCACCTTCGTGAGTCAGTCGGGTCAGGTGGTGTACGATGCCCGCTCAATCTACCTCCATTACTGTGGCACCTGGTTCTTTATAGACCTCTTTGCTGCTCTGCCCTTTGACCTCCTCTACGCCTTCAACATCACAGTG ACCTCGCTGGTCCACCTCCTGAAGACGGTGCGTTTGCTGCGGCTGCTGCGGTTGTTACAGAAGCTGGACCGTTACTCCCAGTACAGTGCTGTGGTCCTGACCCTGCTCATGTCTGTGTTCGCCCTGCTTGCCCACTGGATGGCCTGCGTCTGGTACGTCATTGGCCGCAAGGAGATAGAGAGCAGCGACCCTGTCACCTGGGATATAG GCTGGCTGCAGGAGCTGGGGAAGCGGTTGGAGACCCCATACATCAACAGTACGGTTGGCGGCCCCTCCATGCCCAGTGCCTACATCGCCtccctctacttcaccctgagCAGCCTCACCAGTGTAGGCTTTGGCAATGTGTGTGCCAACACAGACGCCGAGAAGATCTTCTCCATCTGCATCATGCTCATGGGGG CCCTGATGCATGCAGTGGTCTTCGGTAACGTGACGGCCATCATCCAGCGCATGTACTCTCGGCGCTCGCTCTACCACACGCGTATGAAGGACATCAAGGACTTTATCCGTGTGCACCGTCTGCCCCAGCTGCTGAAACAGAGGATGTTGGAGTACTTCCAGACCACCTGGTCTGTCAACAACGGCATCAACGCCAACGAG CTGCTGCGTGACTTCCCAGATGAACTTCGTGCGGACATCGCCATGCACCTGAACAAGGACATCCTGCAGCTGCCAGTGTTTGAGCGGGCCAGTAGGGGGTGTCTGCGTTCCCTCTCCTTGCACATTAAGACCTCGTTCTGTGCCCCGGGAGAGTACCTCATCCGCCAGGGGGACGCGCTGCAGGCCAACTACTTTGTCTGCTCTGGGTCTCTAGAGGTGCTGAAGGACGGCATGGTCCTTGCTATCCTGG GCAAAGGTGATCTGATTGGGGCAGACCTGACAGCGCAAGACCAGGTGATCAAGACCAATGCGGACGTGAAGGCTCTGACCTACTGTGACCTGCAGCACATCAGTGTCCGTGCCCTGAGGGAGGTCCTGGGCCTCTACCCAGAGTATGGCAGTCGCTTCAGCTCTGATATCCACCACAACCTCACCTACAACCTGAGAGAGGGCAGCGAGGCAGAG GGACTGACAAGGTTCTCACGGTCCCCTCGGCTCTCTCAG GAGCGAGTTGATAAGGACCACAAGCTTCCCTTCATTGTGGAGGCAGAAGATGTGGAGTCTGGTGAGGACATGAGCCACTGTCCCACCGGTGCATCCCACCAAGGACGGCTGCTCCTGATGCATGGCCTGAGCAGCCCCGTCTGCCACCCTGGCCTCAGCAGCCTGCTGGGGGAGGAGCTTCGACATGTCAGTGCGCTCCATCTCTGCCGCTCCCCAGCCCAGGGCTGCAGAGGccgtagcccctcccctcagctGCTGTCCAATGAGGAGGTTACTCCCGCCCCAGTGCCCAACATGGTCACAGATCACAGCTCATCCCATAGGCCAGCCAAGTTGCTCATACCCTCCCTACATTGTGTCAGCCCTCTGGACCTCAGCCCCAG GGTTGTGGATGGAATTGAGGATAATGGGCAGTCATTTCACTTCAATGTGGATCAAGGCGAGGCAAAGACCAATAGCAAAG ACCCATTCCAGGTGAGCGCCAACTTACTTCTGGAAACAGAGGAGGTGAGACAGAACATCAGCCAGCTAGGCAAAGAG ATGAATACCCTTAACCAGGAGGTGTCCAACCTGACCAAGGAGCTCCACGAGATGATGTGTTTCCTGCAGGCCCATGTGACCATGTTTCATTACCCCTCTGCCATCTCCACCTATCCTTACGGCCTGCAGATGGCCCCTAATCCCAATCCCAACCCCAGCAGCAACAtgactgctgccaatgactggcaGACACGGGTGCCTTTCAGTATGCCCGCTGGACCTCACCCATCTCACCTCCAACATGACCCCCTCAGCCACCCTGCCAGGAACATGTGGGCCTACAGTGGGGGCCCCCCCCAGGGCAGAGGTCCCGCCATGGGTCAGAAGGTGGAGGTTGAGCACCTTCACCAGACGTCTAATCCCAGGTCGTCCTGTTTACATCTGTGCTGCTCGGACAGAGGCAGAACCACCGGTCAGGGACTTAAAGCCCAGTACAGGCCTTTCCCGACCTCCAGAACTACACCCAACTCTCCCTACATGGGCCACTCCCAATGCCGGACTGGGCCATCTCTTCTGAACCTCAGCTCTGCCTTCCCAGTACTCCCAGGTGCGTGTCCTGGTCAAGTTGAGTACAAAGCCTCCATCCCCACCATCAGTACCTTTCGTCCCCTATGTTCCCCAGGCAGCCTCAGCCAGTCCCACCCCTCCCTGAGTGTCCAGGTCAACTCTGACCGCAGCCATTCACCGTCCATCTCCCCAACGCCTATCCACGTCTCACTGACCCCTACCGGCCAACCACAGCTCCACACCACCTTCAGCTCTCAGTCTGGGGTCTACACGTCTGTCAGCCCAACATACAATCAGACGCACAACCAGACCACCCAGGGGCAGGGCTCTCTCAACAGAGCCAGGAAGAATGACCTGGTGGGCTCCAGCCCtgtccacacactggactcatcCCTACCTCTGGTGGGGCAGTCAGCAGGGCAAGAGCCAGACTGTGGAGGGCCTAACATTGAGTAtccacaggacagggagagacctAAGAGGATGCAGAGTGATGCTGAGCAGGCAGAGTCCCAGACCCAGGAGACCAACATCAGCACACAGCAGGCCCTGGAAGTCGAGCCTCTCTGGGGCTTGGAGGTGACACATTAG